The Dioscorea cayenensis subsp. rotundata cultivar TDr96_F1 chromosome 19, TDr96_F1_v2_PseudoChromosome.rev07_lg8_w22 25.fasta, whole genome shotgun sequence genome includes a window with the following:
- the LOC120249350 gene encoding uncharacterized protein LOC120249350, protein MIPPEPITRRKGRKTLLRRREIGEDERGFTNGRVKKTGVTMKCSICGAPGHNKRHHQRPQGEPSSEAGQHNPMDDIDPHILEEHFALVDAMYGPSQSAATTQTQPSVDPSSQVINPPQQGFPTTQTGTQSGMKMHKLPAWGGKGFDAATNIAKTQYKDKGTDRRSKEGTLTRRKKAWLVVVCSVLE, encoded by the exons ATGATTCCACCTGAGCCAATCACCAGGAGAAAGGGTAGGAAGACACTGCTCAGGAGAAGGGAAATTGGTGAGGATGAAAGAGGCTTTACAAATGGCAGAGTCAAGAAGACAGGGGTCACCATGAAGTGTAGTATATGTGGTGCTCCAGGCCACAATAAAAGGCACCATCAACGACCACAG GGTGAACCCTCAAGTGAAGCAGGACAACATAACCCAATGGATGACATTGATCCACATATCCTGGAGGAGCATTTTGCACTG GTTGATGCTATGTATGGACCCAGCCAGTCAGCAGCTACAACACAGACACAACCCAGTGTAGACCCTTCTTCACag GTGATCAATCCACCTCAACAGGGTTTCCCTACAACACAAACTGGTACTCAATCTGGGATGAAGATGCACAAATTGCCTGCATGGGGAGGTAAGGGTTTTGATGCTGCCACAAATATTGCCAAGActcaatataaagataaaggCACTGATCGCAGAAGTAAAGAAGGAACTCTTACAAGAAGGAAAAAGGCATGG CTTGTTGTAGTTTGCAGCGTACTGGAGTaa